The Agrococcus carbonis sequence GAGACCGGCCGGCTCGCGCAGCAGGCGCAGGGCGCCGCTGTCGCCTACATCGACGAAGAGACCATGCTGCTGAGCGCGACGAGCGTCTCGAAGCAGCCGAAGGACCACTTCGACTTCTTCCCGCTCACGGTCGACGTCGAGGAGCGCATGTACGCCGCGGGCCGCATCCCCGGCTCGTTCTTCCGTCGCGAGGGCCGCCCCTCGACCGACGCCATCCTCACGTGCCGCCTCATCGACCGGCCGCTGCGCCCGTCGTTCGTCGAGGGCATCCGCAACGAGGTGCAGGTCGTCGTCACGGTGCTCGCGATCGAGCCCGACGAGCTCTACGACGTGCTCGCCATCAACGCCGCGTCCATGTCGACGCAGCTCTCGGGCCTGCCGTTCGACGGCCCCATCGGCGGTGTGCGCGTCGCGCTCATCGACGGCCAGTGGGTCGCGTTCCCCAAGCACTCGCAGCTCGAGCAGGCCGTGTTCAACATGGTCGTCGCCGGCCGCGTGGTCACGGATGCGGCGGGCGTCGAGGACGTCGCGATCATGATGGTCGAGGCCGAGGCCACCGACAACGCGTGGGAGCTCATCGAGGGCGGCGCCGTCAAGCCGACCGAGGAGGTCGTGGCCCAGGGCCTCGAGGCCTCGAAGCCCTTCATCAAGCAGCTCGTCGCCGCGCAGGCCGAGGTCGCGAAGACCGCCGCCAAGGAGACGCAGGAGTACCCGCTCTTCCCGCCGTACTCGGACGAGGCTCTCTCGGCCGTCCGCGAGCTCGCGAAGGACCGCCTGTCGGAGGTCTACCAGATCGCCGGCAAGCTCGAGCGCCAGGACGCCGACGACGCGCTCAAGGAGCAGGTCAAGCAGGAGATCAACGCGCGCATCGAGCGCGGCGAGCTCGAGCCGAGCGTCGCGACGCAGGTCTCGGGTGCCTACAAGGCGGTGACGAAGGAGGTCGTCCGCGGCCGCATCCTCACCGAGGGCGTCCGCATGGACGGCCGCGGCCTGGCCGACATCCGCCCGCTCGACGCCGAGGTCGCGGTCGTGCCGCGCGTGCACGGCTCCGCGATCTTCCAGCGCGGCGAGACGCAGATCATGGGCATCACGACGCTCAACATGCTCAAGCTCGAGCAGCAGATCGACTCGCTCTCGCCGGTCACGTCGAAGCGCTACATGCACAACTACAACTTCCCGCCGTACTCGACGGGCGAGACGGGCCGCGTCGGCAGCCCGAAGCGCCGCGAGATCGGCCACGGCGCGCTCGCCGAGCGGGCGCTCGTGCCGGTGCTGCCGAGCCGCGAGGAGTTCCCCTACGCGATCCGTCAGGTCTCGGAGGCGCTCGGCTCGAACGGCTCGACGTCGATGGGCTCGGTGTGCGCCTCGACGCTCGCGC is a genomic window containing:
- a CDS encoding polyribonucleotide nucleotidyltransferase, whose translation is MEGPEITFAEAVIDNGRFGTRTVRFETGRLAQQAQGAAVAYIDEETMLLSATSVSKQPKDHFDFFPLTVDVEERMYAAGRIPGSFFRREGRPSTDAILTCRLIDRPLRPSFVEGIRNEVQVVVTVLAIEPDELYDVLAINAASMSTQLSGLPFDGPIGGVRVALIDGQWVAFPKHSQLEQAVFNMVVAGRVVTDAAGVEDVAIMMVEAEATDNAWELIEGGAVKPTEEVVAQGLEASKPFIKQLVAAQAEVAKTAAKETQEYPLFPPYSDEALSAVRELAKDRLSEVYQIAGKLERQDADDALKEQVKQEINARIERGELEPSVATQVSGAYKAVTKEVVRGRILTEGVRMDGRGLADIRPLDAEVAVVPRVHGSAIFQRGETQIMGITTLNMLKLEQQIDSLSPVTSKRYMHNYNFPPYSTGETGRVGSPKRREIGHGALAERALVPVLPSREEFPYAIRQVSEALGSNGSTSMGSVCASTLALLNAGVPLKAPVAGIAMGLVSDEVDGETRYAALTDILGAEDALGDMDFKVAGTPEFVTAIQLDTKLSGLPASVLGGALTQAKEARTKILEVLNAAIDAPDEMAPTAPRVISVQIPVDKIGELIGPKGKTINQIQDDTGAQISIEDTGVVYIGAVDGPSAEAARAAVNAIANPLNPEVGERYLGTVVKIASFGAFVSLLPGRDGLLHVTAMRALNGGKRIESVEDVVSVGQKLQVEITKIDDRGKLSLEIVDESEPVAPVTAGGDAESSVSSVSADSAE